A single window of Bordetella genomosp. 11 DNA harbors:
- a CDS encoding NuoB/complex I 20 kDa subunit family protein yields the protein MAIEEGIHKQGFITTSADKFINWAKTGSMWPMTFGLACCAVEMMHAGAARYDLDQFGIIFRPSPRQSDLMIVAGTLCNKMAPALRKVYDQMPEPRWVVSMGSCANGGGYYHYSYSVVRGCDRIVPVDVYVPGCPPTAEALVYGLLQMQNKIRLTNTIAR from the coding sequence ATGGCTATTGAAGAAGGCATCCACAAGCAAGGCTTCATCACGACGAGCGCCGACAAGTTCATCAATTGGGCGAAGACGGGTTCGATGTGGCCGATGACGTTCGGCCTGGCCTGTTGTGCCGTGGAAATGATGCACGCCGGCGCGGCGCGCTACGACCTTGACCAGTTCGGTATTATTTTCCGCCCCAGCCCGCGGCAGTCGGACCTGATGATCGTCGCCGGCACGCTGTGCAACAAGATGGCGCCGGCCCTGCGCAAGGTGTATGACCAGATGCCGGAGCCCCGCTGGGTCGTATCGATGGGTTCTTGCGCCAACGGCGGCGGGTATTACCACTATTCGTATTCCGTAGTGCGCGGGTGTGACCGCATCGTTCCGGTGGACGTCTACGTACCGGGCTGTCCGCCCACGGCCGAGGCGCTGGTCTACGGTCTGCTGCAAATGCAGAACAAGATTCGCCTGACCAACACCATCGCGCGCTGA
- a CDS encoding NADH-quinone oxidoreductase subunit A has protein sequence MNLQQYFPVLLFIIVATLIGFALITAGSLLGPRRPYAEKLSPYECGFEAFEDARMKFDVRYYLVAILFILFDLEIAFLFPWAIAHGAVGLVGFWTVMIFLAVLTVGFIYEWKKGALDWE, from the coding sequence ATGAACCTGCAACAGTATTTCCCCGTTCTGCTATTCATCATTGTGGCGACGCTGATCGGCTTTGCGTTGATCACAGCGGGCTCGCTGCTTGGACCCCGGCGTCCTTACGCAGAAAAACTGTCTCCCTACGAATGCGGATTCGAAGCATTCGAAGACGCGCGCATGAAGTTCGACGTGCGTTATTACCTCGTCGCCATCCTTTTCATCCTCTTCGACCTCGAGATCGCGTTCCTGTTTCCGTGGGCCATCGCGCACGGTGCTGTCGGTCTGGTCGGCTTCTGGACCGTGATGATTTTCCTCGCGGTCCTGACGGTGGGTTTCATCTACGAATGGAAAAAAGGCGCGCTCGATTGGGAATGA
- a CDS encoding porin, producing MKKTLLAAALLAGFAGVAQAETSVTLYGILDTGIGYQSIRGHGINDQSKIGMLNGVQNGSRWGLRGSEDLGDGLRAVFTIESGFNSGDGNSAQGGRLFGRQATIGLASNSWGQLDFGRQTNIASKFFGSIDPFAEGFGMANIGTVFSSSNTTRFDNMVLYQSPVFGGFQVGAGYSFNIDDTNSAQTGFNTNNNQRAITTGLRYVNGPLNLAAAYDQVNRNTAVADADTTGGGDRIRAWLLGGAYDFEVVKVSAAYGQTKGGWIQATSLTGLFTSGSPSLGGSVLPTNTYSDDFKSQQWMLGLSAPIGGATSVFGSWQRANVKNGSLYTTGNFTGEDSNMNVYSLGVTYDLSKRTNLYALGSYTNNYGFVDGLKSTLVGVGIRHRF from the coding sequence ATGAAAAAGACTCTGCTCGCTGCCGCCCTGCTCGCCGGTTTTGCCGGTGTTGCACAGGCAGAAACGTCCGTGACCCTGTACGGGATTCTGGACACCGGCATCGGCTACCAAAGCATCCGCGGCCATGGCATCAATGACCAGTCCAAGATCGGCATGCTGAATGGCGTGCAGAACGGTTCGCGCTGGGGCCTGCGTGGTTCGGAAGATCTGGGTGACGGTCTGCGCGCGGTGTTCACGATCGAGTCGGGCTTCAACTCCGGCGACGGCAACTCCGCTCAAGGCGGCCGCCTGTTCGGTCGTCAAGCGACCATCGGTCTGGCCAGCAACAGCTGGGGCCAACTGGACTTCGGCCGTCAGACCAACATCGCTTCCAAGTTCTTCGGTTCGATCGACCCGTTCGCTGAAGGCTTCGGCATGGCGAACATCGGTACCGTGTTCAGCTCGTCCAACACGACGCGCTTCGACAACATGGTCCTGTATCAATCGCCCGTGTTCGGCGGCTTCCAGGTTGGCGCTGGCTACTCGTTCAACATCGACGATACCAACTCGGCCCAAACCGGCTTTAACACCAACAACAACCAGCGCGCCATCACGACCGGTCTGCGCTACGTGAACGGCCCCCTGAACCTGGCCGCCGCGTACGACCAAGTCAACCGCAACACGGCCGTTGCTGACGCTGACACCACCGGTGGCGGCGATCGCATCCGCGCCTGGTTGCTGGGCGGCGCCTACGACTTCGAAGTCGTCAAGGTGTCGGCTGCCTACGGCCAAACCAAGGGCGGCTGGATCCAGGCTACCAGCCTGACCGGTCTGTTCACCAGCGGTTCGCCCAGCCTGGGCGGCAGCGTTCTGCCCACCAACACCTACAGCGACGACTTCAAGTCGCAGCAGTGGATGCTGGGTCTGAGCGCCCCGATCGGCGGCGCGACGAGCGTGTTCGGTTCGTGGCAGCGTGCCAACGTCAAGAACGGCAGCCTGTACACCACCGGCAACTTCACCGGCGAAGACAGCAACATGAACGTCTACTCGCTGGGCGTGACGTATGACCTGTCCAAGCGCACGAACCTGTACGCTCTGGGTTCCTACACGAACAACTACGGTTTCGTGGACGGCCTGAAGAGCACGCTGGTCGGCGTCGGTATCCGTCACCGCTTCTAA
- a CDS encoding gamma-glutamyltransferase family protein: MFTTRPEILGTFGVVTSTHWLATAAGMAMLERGGNAFDACVATGFVLQVVEPHLVGPAGEVPIVFHSAARGRVEVLCGQGTTPAAATLDRFRAEGLDLIPGNGLLPAVVPGSFDAWMLLLRDHGSMRLRDVLEPAIHYAENGHALMPRISNTIAGLKDFFEKNWPTTAQIYVPNGSVPQARKLFRNPSLARTWQRVLREAEAAGADRERQIEAARDAFYRGFVAEAIDRFARQPVMDESGTPHSGVITGDDLAAWSATYEAPRTYDYENYTVAKADAWSQGPVFLQTLALLKGADLGAMGPSSPEFVHCLTEAMKLAFADREVYYGDPAFVDVPLADLLSEAYNAPRRALIGDRASHELRPGVLPGYEDQHARMMDVLGRLSRITQAGAATNEPTMADMRASAPVRRGDTTHVDVIDRWGNMVSATPSGGWFQASPVIPELGFGLTTRAQMFWLEPGLPGSLAPRKRPRTTLTPSLALRDGRPYMVFGTPGGDQQEQWQLQLFLRHVHHGLNLQEAIDLPMSHTMHFPSSFYPRDRKPGHLAVEASFGQETIEALRARGHRIEEVPAWSVGRLTAASLDDDGILHAAATPRLMQAYAAGR, encoded by the coding sequence ATGTTCACCACCCGCCCGGAGATCCTGGGCACTTTCGGCGTCGTGACCTCGACGCACTGGCTGGCGACCGCCGCCGGCATGGCCATGCTGGAGCGCGGCGGCAACGCCTTCGATGCCTGTGTCGCCACGGGCTTCGTCCTGCAGGTCGTGGAACCCCATCTGGTCGGGCCGGCCGGCGAGGTTCCCATCGTTTTTCATTCCGCGGCCCGGGGCAGGGTGGAAGTGCTCTGCGGACAGGGCACCACGCCCGCCGCCGCGACCCTGGACCGCTTCCGCGCCGAGGGACTGGACCTGATTCCCGGCAATGGGCTGCTGCCCGCGGTCGTTCCCGGCTCCTTCGACGCCTGGATGCTGCTCCTGCGCGACCATGGCAGCATGCGCTTGCGCGATGTCCTGGAGCCCGCCATCCACTACGCGGAAAACGGGCATGCGCTGATGCCGCGCATTTCCAACACCATCGCCGGCCTGAAGGACTTCTTCGAGAAGAACTGGCCCACCACGGCGCAGATCTACGTACCGAATGGCAGCGTGCCCCAGGCCCGCAAGCTGTTCCGCAATCCGAGCCTGGCGCGGACCTGGCAGCGGGTGCTGCGCGAAGCCGAAGCCGCCGGCGCCGACCGCGAGCGGCAAATCGAAGCCGCGCGCGACGCCTTCTATCGCGGCTTCGTCGCCGAGGCGATAGACCGTTTCGCGCGCCAGCCGGTCATGGACGAAAGCGGCACGCCGCACAGCGGCGTCATCACGGGCGACGACCTCGCGGCATGGTCGGCGACCTACGAGGCGCCCCGGACCTACGACTACGAAAACTACACCGTCGCCAAGGCCGACGCCTGGAGCCAGGGGCCCGTCTTCCTGCAAACGCTGGCTTTGCTCAAGGGCGCGGACCTGGGCGCCATGGGCCCGTCCAGCCCGGAGTTCGTTCATTGTCTGACCGAAGCGATGAAGCTGGCCTTCGCCGATCGCGAGGTCTATTACGGCGATCCGGCTTTCGTCGACGTTCCCTTGGCGGATTTGCTGTCCGAGGCCTACAACGCCCCGCGGCGCGCCCTGATCGGCGACCGCGCCTCGCATGAATTGCGCCCGGGCGTGCTGCCGGGCTACGAGGACCAGCATGCCCGCATGATGGATGTCCTGGGCCGGCTGTCGCGCATCACGCAGGCCGGCGCGGCCACCAATGAGCCCACCATGGCCGATATGCGCGCCTCGGCGCCGGTCAGGCGCGGCGATACCACCCATGTCGACGTGATCGACCGCTGGGGCAATATGGTCTCGGCCACGCCCTCCGGGGGCTGGTTCCAGGCCTCGCCCGTGATCCCGGAGCTCGGCTTCGGCCTGACCACCCGGGCCCAGATGTTCTGGCTGGAGCCGGGCCTGCCGGGCTCGCTGGCGCCCCGCAAGCGGCCGCGCACGACCCTGACCCCCTCCCTGGCCCTGCGCGACGGCCGCCCGTATATGGTGTTCGGCACGCCAGGCGGCGACCAGCAGGAGCAGTGGCAACTGCAATTGTTCCTGCGCCACGTCCATCACGGGCTGAATCTGCAGGAAGCCATCGACCTGCCGATGTCGCACACCATGCATTTCCCGAGTTCCTTCTACCCCCGGGACCGCAAACCCGGCCACCTGGCGGTGGAGGCGTCGTTCGGGCAGGAGACCATCGAGGCGCTGCGCGCGCGCGGGCACCGGATCGAGGAAGTGCCCGCCTGGTCGGTGGGCCGCCTGACCGCCGCCTCGCTGGACGATGACGGGATCCTGCACGCCGCGGCGACGCCGCGCCTGATGCAGGCCTATGCCGCCGGCCGCTGA
- a CDS encoding ABC transporter substrate-binding protein yields MRKLCLAMTVAGLLASSAAMAQSTLRIGLQDDPDVLDPARARTFVGRIVFASLCDKLVEITPDLKIVPQLAVSWSTSADGKTLTMKLRKGAVYHDGTPIDAASVKANLDRARTLPDSNRKSELVTLSSVDAPDAETVVLHLSEPDASLLSQLSDRAGMMISPASFDKDPGSKPVCSGPYKFKERVQNDRIVLEKFPQYWDAADYHFDRVIFTPIPDATVRVNNLRAGDLNIIERVAPSDAKAVKDDPNLRLAPVTGLGYQSFSFNLANGARANNPFAKDKRVREALDLAIDRDAINQVVGEGMFQPAYQPFPPASFAYDKRLERSGRDPKKAKALLKEAGFDRVKLEITFGNNTTMQQVYELIQAMGAEAGFDISLRPVEFAALQSALARGDFEAGQSGWSGRVDPSGNIYQYMATKGSLNDGKFSNAEADKLLNEARAEPDESKRKVLYGKVMDIMHAEDPIIYLFYLPWTFGVQKKIQGFVPYPDGLIRLKGVTMAAK; encoded by the coding sequence ATGCGAAAACTCTGCCTGGCCATGACGGTGGCCGGCCTGTTGGCCAGCAGCGCGGCAATGGCGCAATCCACCCTGCGTATCGGCTTGCAGGATGACCCCGACGTGCTCGATCCGGCGCGCGCGCGAACCTTTGTCGGCCGCATCGTTTTCGCGTCGCTCTGCGACAAGCTCGTCGAAATCACTCCCGACCTGAAGATCGTCCCGCAGTTGGCCGTGTCCTGGTCGACCAGCGCCGACGGCAAGACCTTGACGATGAAGCTGCGCAAGGGCGCCGTCTATCATGACGGCACGCCCATCGACGCCGCCTCGGTCAAGGCCAACCTGGATCGGGCGCGCACCTTGCCGGACAGCAACCGCAAGAGCGAACTGGTCACGCTGTCCAGCGTGGACGCTCCCGATGCCGAAACCGTTGTGCTGCACCTGAGCGAACCCGACGCCTCGCTGCTATCGCAGTTGTCGGATCGTGCCGGCATGATGATTTCCCCTGCTTCCTTCGACAAGGACCCCGGCAGCAAGCCGGTGTGCTCGGGCCCCTACAAGTTCAAGGAACGTGTGCAGAACGATCGCATCGTCCTGGAAAAATTCCCCCAGTACTGGGATGCCGCCGACTATCACTTCGACCGCGTCATCTTTACCCCCATCCCGGATGCCACGGTGCGCGTGAACAACCTGCGCGCCGGCGATCTCAATATCATCGAGCGCGTGGCGCCTTCCGACGCCAAGGCGGTGAAGGACGATCCCAATCTGCGCCTGGCGCCGGTCACGGGCCTGGGCTATCAATCGTTTTCCTTCAACCTGGCCAATGGCGCGCGCGCGAACAACCCCTTCGCCAAGGATAAGCGGGTGCGCGAAGCGCTGGACCTTGCCATCGACCGCGATGCCATCAACCAGGTGGTGGGCGAGGGCATGTTCCAGCCGGCTTACCAGCCTTTCCCGCCGGCCAGCTTCGCCTATGACAAGCGCCTGGAGCGCAGCGGCCGCGACCCCAAGAAAGCCAAGGCGCTGCTCAAGGAAGCCGGTTTCGATCGTGTGAAGCTGGAAATCACCTTCGGCAACAACACCACCATGCAGCAGGTGTACGAACTGATCCAGGCCATGGGTGCCGAAGCCGGTTTCGATATCTCGCTGCGTCCGGTGGAATTCGCCGCGCTGCAATCGGCGCTGGCGCGCGGGGACTTCGAGGCCGGGCAGAGCGGATGGTCCGGCCGCGTCGATCCCAGCGGCAACATCTATCAGTACATGGCGACCAAGGGCAGCCTGAACGACGGCAAGTTCAGCAATGCCGAAGCCGACAAGCTGCTCAACGAGGCCCGCGCGGAGCCGGACGAAAGCAAGCGCAAGGTGTTGTACGGCAAGGTGATGGACATCATGCATGCCGAAGATCCCATCATCTATCTGTTCTACCTGCCGTGGACCTTCGGCGTGCAGAAGAAGATCCAGGGCTTCGTGCCTTACCCGGACGGCCTGATCCGCCTGAAGGGCGTGACGATGGCCGCCAAGTAA
- a CDS encoding LysR family transcriptional regulator, with the protein MNLKALRYFVAIADTGSFTAAAALVRIAQPALSRHVRELESELGVPLLRRSARGAQLTHEGAALCEAARRILAEADQVKTQLTTRAQMGQSTITVGASPTLGRVLLPGLFERCDNALGDFRIALRESFTPVLSDWLARGLIDVAFLTNPEGSGDFALHHLYSEPFALVTAAPRRIPPTVPVSALPDIPLLMTRFHRSIVERQLSVVGGRLNIYAEIDSVESISELVMQGRWATVMPVSVFKRQREARTVALSEVTGVQLNRLLMLAVRRDGRTSPGIALFTDIVKAECAELVAKGVFSFSDGLGPPRDAGM; encoded by the coding sequence ATGAACCTGAAAGCACTCCGTTATTTCGTCGCCATCGCCGACACCGGCAGCTTCACCGCGGCCGCCGCGCTGGTCCGTATCGCCCAGCCCGCGCTCAGCCGGCATGTCAGGGAGCTGGAAAGCGAGCTGGGCGTGCCCCTGCTGCGCCGCAGCGCGCGCGGCGCGCAGCTGACGCACGAGGGCGCCGCCTTATGCGAGGCCGCCCGCCGCATCCTGGCCGAGGCCGACCAGGTCAAGACGCAGCTGACGACCCGCGCGCAGATGGGGCAATCGACCATTACCGTGGGAGCATCGCCGACCCTGGGCAGGGTATTGCTGCCTGGCTTGTTCGAGCGATGCGACAACGCGCTTGGCGACTTTCGCATCGCGCTGCGCGAATCCTTCACACCGGTTTTGTCGGACTGGCTGGCGCGTGGCCTGATCGACGTCGCCTTCCTCACCAACCCCGAAGGATCGGGCGATTTCGCCCTGCACCATCTTTACAGCGAACCTTTCGCCCTGGTCACGGCGGCGCCCCGCCGCATTCCCCCCACGGTGCCGGTGTCCGCGCTGCCGGACATTCCGCTGCTGATGACGCGTTTCCATCGCAGCATCGTCGAGCGGCAGCTCAGCGTCGTCGGCGGACGGTTGAATATCTACGCCGAAATCGACTCGGTGGAATCGATAAGCGAACTGGTCATGCAAGGGCGCTGGGCCACCGTCATGCCGGTGTCGGTGTTCAAGCGCCAGCGCGAGGCACGGACGGTAGCGTTGTCCGAAGTCACGGGCGTACAGTTGAACCGCCTGTTGATGCTGGCGGTGCGCCGGGACGGCCGGACCAGTCCCGGCATCGCCCTGTTCACGGACATCGTCAAGGCGGAGTGCGCCGAGCTGGTCGCCAAGGGGGTATTCAGCTTTTCCGACGGTCTCGGGCCGCCGCGCGACGCAGGGATGTAA
- a CDS encoding Ldh family oxidoreductase, producing MPQDTATGAHAPTQSRVPAARLQDFIARVLAAVGMPEADARVVGGIMAEADARGADAHGIFRLPPYVKRIRAGGMNMRPDIQIVSERAGSALLDGDNGIGHLIMKKAADLAVQKARNTGVAWVGARMSNHAGPAGIYARMPLQHGMVGIYMAVGSANHMPPWGGTEMLLSTNPIAIAVPGRNRPPIVLDMATTNAAYGKVKAKAQRGEMMPEGWMVGRDGKPLLDPKRSGEGFLLPIGGAKGYGLAMMFGLLAGTLNGAAFGRDVVDFNQDYATTTNTGHTVIALDVEAFMPLRQFEEQVDDIWAQMKSSELLPGWDEIRLPGEQSHRTYEERMANGVPIHAELRAALDTLAQSVGVAPLEA from the coding sequence ATGCCCCAAGATACCGCCACTGGCGCCCATGCGCCGACCCAGTCCCGCGTTCCCGCCGCCCGGCTCCAGGACTTCATTGCCCGTGTACTGGCCGCCGTCGGCATGCCTGAGGCCGATGCCCGCGTGGTGGGCGGCATCATGGCCGAGGCCGACGCGCGCGGCGCCGACGCGCACGGCATTTTCCGCCTGCCGCCCTACGTCAAGCGCATCCGGGCGGGTGGCATGAATATGCGCCCCGACATCCAGATCGTGTCCGAGCGCGCGGGCTCCGCCCTGCTGGACGGCGACAATGGCATCGGCCACCTGATCATGAAAAAGGCCGCCGACCTGGCCGTACAGAAGGCGCGCAATACCGGCGTGGCGTGGGTAGGCGCGCGCATGAGCAACCACGCCGGCCCGGCGGGCATCTATGCCCGCATGCCGCTGCAGCATGGGATGGTGGGTATTTATATGGCGGTGGGCAGCGCGAACCATATGCCGCCCTGGGGCGGCACGGAGATGCTGTTGTCGACCAACCCCATCGCCATCGCGGTCCCGGGCCGGAATCGACCGCCCATCGTGCTGGACATGGCCACCACGAATGCGGCGTACGGCAAGGTCAAGGCCAAGGCACAGCGAGGCGAGATGATGCCGGAAGGCTGGATGGTGGGACGCGACGGCAAACCGCTGCTGGATCCCAAGCGATCCGGCGAGGGATTCCTGTTGCCCATCGGCGGCGCGAAGGGCTATGGCCTGGCGATGATGTTCGGACTGCTTGCCGGTACGCTGAACGGCGCGGCCTTCGGCAGGGACGTGGTGGATTTCAACCAGGACTATGCGACGACCACGAATACGGGCCACACTGTGATCGCGCTGGACGTGGAGGCCTTCATGCCGCTGCGGCAGTTCGAGGAGCAGGTGGACGATATCTGGGCGCAGATGAAGTCGTCGGAACTATTGCCCGGATGGGACGAAATCCGCCTGCCCGGGGAACAGTCGCACCGCACCTACGAAGAACGCATGGCCAACGGCGTTCCCATTCATGCGGAACTGCGCGCGGCGCTGGATACATTGGCACAGAGCGTGGGCGTGGCCCCGCTGGAGGCCTGA
- a CDS encoding PQQ-dependent sugar dehydrogenase translates to MQLARITLGGIGVILAATLGIAAGPTAAIAETNAGQIKPRGDKPFAAAPVATFDEPWAIGFLPDGRMLVTEKPGRIFLVDPHGRKTPVAGVPKVAYGGQNGLLDIAAAPDYPASRAVYFTYMEPGAGGSSLALARARLEETGARAALRDVSVIWRQAYQGAGGQPGGIIAFSPDGRHLFLTVGDRMSPETAQDPDLPLGKVLRLNPDGSTPADNPWFAQGGVRAQTWTTGHRNPYGLAFAPDGRLWMDEMGPKGGDELNLILRGRNYGWPIVSNGDNYNGTPIPRHATRPEFEAPVIYWTPVIAPAGLAFYTGPMFPQWQGSAFIGGLRARALARIAFDGRGGATQADLWDMGQRIRDVAVAPDGALWVIEDASDGRLLRLTPKK, encoded by the coding sequence ATGCAGCTTGCTCGCATCACCCTGGGCGGGATCGGCGTCATCCTCGCCGCGACGCTCGGCATCGCGGCCGGCCCGACAGCGGCCATCGCCGAAACCAATGCCGGGCAGATAAAGCCGCGCGGCGATAAGCCATTCGCCGCCGCCCCGGTCGCCACTTTCGACGAGCCGTGGGCCATCGGCTTCCTGCCGGACGGCCGCATGCTGGTTACGGAAAAGCCGGGGCGGATCTTCCTGGTCGATCCCCATGGACGGAAGACACCGGTGGCGGGCGTCCCCAAGGTCGCCTACGGCGGCCAGAACGGGCTGCTGGACATCGCGGCCGCGCCGGACTACCCGGCCTCGCGCGCCGTCTATTTCACCTATATGGAACCCGGCGCGGGCGGCAGCAGCCTGGCGCTGGCGCGCGCCCGGCTGGAGGAAACCGGTGCCCGTGCGGCCCTGCGGGATGTGTCGGTCATATGGCGACAGGCATACCAGGGCGCCGGCGGCCAGCCCGGCGGCATCATCGCTTTCTCTCCCGATGGCCGGCACCTGTTCCTGACGGTCGGCGACCGCATGAGCCCCGAAACGGCCCAGGATCCCGACCTTCCCCTGGGCAAGGTGCTGCGCCTTAATCCGGACGGCAGCACACCCGCCGATAATCCGTGGTTCGCCCAAGGCGGCGTGCGGGCGCAGACCTGGACCACGGGCCATCGCAATCCCTATGGCCTGGCTTTCGCGCCGGACGGCCGTCTGTGGATGGACGAAATGGGCCCCAAGGGCGGCGACGAGCTGAACCTGATCCTGCGCGGGCGCAATTACGGCTGGCCCATCGTATCGAACGGGGACAACTACAACGGCACGCCCATCCCGCGCCATGCCACGCGACCCGAATTCGAAGCGCCCGTGATCTATTGGACACCGGTCATCGCGCCGGCGGGGCTGGCGTTCTACACGGGCCCGATGTTCCCGCAATGGCAAGGATCGGCCTTCATCGGCGGACTGCGCGCGCGGGCGCTGGCGCGCATCGCCTTCGATGGCCGCGGCGGCGCGACGCAGGCCGACCTATGGGATATGGGGCAGCGGATCCGCGATGTGGCGGTCGCCCCGGACGGCGCGTTATGGGTGATCGAGGACGCCTCCGACGGCCGCCTGCTGCGCCTGACGCCAAAAAAATAA
- a CDS encoding winged helix-turn-helix transcriptional regulator: MKRKCLHASPCPIARALDCIGDWWTLLILRDTFKGIRRFNAIQKNLDIPRNILTTRLRMLVELGILSVAPASDGSVYREYVPTDKGRDLVPVLLALRQWGERHAGAAEASGDPPPTGLPAGVRFEGQALVY; encoded by the coding sequence ATGAAAAGGAAGTGCCTGCACGCTTCACCATGCCCTATCGCCAGGGCGCTGGATTGCATCGGCGACTGGTGGACACTGCTGATTCTGCGCGACACCTTCAAGGGCATCCGGCGTTTCAACGCCATCCAGAAGAACCTCGATATCCCGCGCAACATCCTGACCACGCGGCTCCGCATGCTCGTCGAACTCGGCATCCTGTCGGTCGCCCCCGCTTCGGACGGCAGCGTCTACCGCGAATATGTGCCGACGGACAAGGGCCGGGACCTGGTCCCGGTGCTGCTCGCGCTGCGGCAATGGGGAGAACGGCACGCCGGCGCCGCCGAAGCCAGCGGGGACCCGCCGCCCACCGGCCTGCCGGCCGGCGTGAGATTCGAGGGACAAGCGCTCGTGTATTGA